In the Drosophila gunungcola strain Sukarami unplaced genomic scaffold, Dgunungcola_SK_2 000001F, whole genome shotgun sequence genome, one interval contains:
- the LOC128261526 gene encoding uncharacterized protein LOC128261526, which translates to MEIIPEGKHFRLVHESELPEILVTLERYLPESLKFHQTIKTYLNDRIWDFKFYVAKDWPEKPIVLHFPGCTLAPHNNIYQTLGIFCPSAHIEHVDMMRTEDVLIDWQKPMYLNFTHIAIMNRLDDFYSKFGVMERLSGDIYVCNKLNADLELEPLPEDAEMRLLNLDNVQGIHDLYPANEIECVQLFDILVRKLPGLGIFRKETGELAAWMVHSYYGAMFSMQTRPDFRRMGYGIRLAKSLTQLVIERGYTPFVVIRPGNDASRSLYTKLGYEKAFETCRVRMTPDCYEDSTVGTIGNTSYGKFPPLPQGECVVVTKLRRKHVPGESQTVDEGIEDMLAEKCDISGDEARERKTTTDEGIGEDK; encoded by the exons ATGGAAATCATTCCTGAAGGTAAACACTTTCGTTTGGTGCATGAATCAGAGCTTCCAGAAATTTTGGTAACTTTAGAACGCTATCTGCCGGAATCATTAAAG TTTCATCAAACCATAAAAACGTACCTGAATGATCGTATTTGggattttaagttttatgttGCTAAGGATTGGCCCGAAAAACCGATAGTTCTCCATTTTCCAGGATGCACGCTTGCG cCGCACAACAATATATACCAAACTCTTGGCATATTTTGTCCATCCGCACACATCGAGCATGTCGATATGATGCGCACCGAAGATGTACTTATAGATTGGCAGAAGCCTATGTACCTGAACTTTACGCACATCGCCATTATGAATCGCCTGGATGACTTCTACTCGAAGTTCGGTGTGATGGAACGACTCAGTGGTGATATCTACGTGTGCAACAAGCTGAACGCCGACCTGGAGCTGGAGCCGCTGCCGGAGGATGCGGAGATGCGTCTGCTGAACCTGGACAACGTGCAGGGCATCCATGATCTATATCCTGCCAACGAAATCGAGTGCGTCCAGCTGTTTGACATCCTTGTGCGCAAGCTGCCCGGCTTGGGCATTTTTCGCAAGGAAACTGGGGAGCTAGCCGCCTGGATGGTCCACTCATATTACGGCGCCATGTTCTCAATGCAAACACGTCCAGACTTTAGGCGTATGGG TTATGGCATTCGTCTGGCCAAGTCGCTGACCCAGCTGGTGATCGAGCGAGGATACACGCCCTTCGTAGTGATACGTCCAGGGAACGATGCGTCCCGCAGTTTGTACACAAAGCTGGGCTACGAGAAGGCCTTCGAGACGTGCCGGGTGCGGATGACACCGGACTGCTACGAGGACAGCACCGTGGGAACCATTGGAAACACGTCCTACGGAAAGTTTCCGCCGTTGCCGCAGGGCGAGTGCGTGGTGGTGACCAAGCTGCGGCGCAAACATGTGCCCGGCGAGAGCCAGACGGTGGACGAGGGCATCGAGGATATGTTGGCTGAAAAATGTGATATCAGCGGGGACGAGGCGAGGGAGCGCAAGACCACGACCGACGAGGGCATCGGGGAGGACAAGTAG
- the LOC128261527 gene encoding protein farnesyltransferase/geranylgeranyltransferase type-1 subunit alpha, producing the protein MGDSSDEEYLGTEWMPYSERSDWKDVKPLAQDDGANPVVSIAYSQKFREVFDYMRAVIARGEKSQRALDLTTDALRLNPANYTVWQYRRDILRELKADLNAELDYLSEVIGQNSKNYQVWHHRRVIVEMLNDPSNELELTENALVNDGDAKNYHAWQHRQWAIRSFKLYDDELSFVDRLICEDQRNNSAWNQRFFVIKYFGFSPDMIQRELSYTMNRIRIIKNNESAWNYLVGVMRQGDNGKAQLNSYPEVVEFVEELYQAGNRSPYLVAFLIDLYQEQALQLKVGDSDQLARKVYGLCDDMASKHDTIRRKYWHYVATHLKNQLSKVEEKQQQQ; encoded by the exons ATGGGGGACAGTTCGGATGAGGAATACCTGGGCACGGAATGGATGCCATATAGCGAACGCTCCGACTGGAAGGATGTGAAGCCACTGGCCCAGGACGACGGCGCCAATCCGGTGGTATCCATTGCCTACAGTCAAAAGT TTCGCGAAGTTTTCGACTACATGAGGGCCGTAATCGCTCGGGGGGAGAAGAGCCAGCGTGCCTTGGACCTCACCACGGATGCACTGCGTCTCAATCCGGCCAATTACACGGTTTGGCAGTACCGACGCGACATCCTGCGCGAACTGAAGGCTGATTTAAATGCCGAACTAGACTACCTAAGCGAGGTGATCGGCCAAAACTCGAAGAACTATCAGGTGTGGCACCACCGACGCGTCATCGTCGAGATGCTGAACGATCCCAGCAACGAGCTGGAGCTCACGGAGAACGCCCTGGTCAACGATGGCGACGCCAAGAACTACCACGCCTGGCAGCATCGCCAGTGGGCCATTCGCAGCTTCAA aCTCTATGACGACGAGCTGAGTTTTGTGGATCGTCTGATTTGCGAGGATCAGCGCAACAATTCGGCCTGGAATCAGCGCTTCTTTGTGATCAAGTACTTTGGATTCTCGCCGGATATGATCCAGCGGGAACTGTCGTACACGATGAACCGCATTCGCATAATCAAGAACAACGAAAGTGCCTGGAACTATTTGGTGGGTGTGATGCGGCAGGGCGACAATGGCAAGGCACAGCTTAATAGCTACCCTGAGGTGGTGGAGTTCGTGGAGGAGCTCTACCAGGCCGGCAACCGATCACCCTATTTGGTGGCCTTCCTCATCGATCTGTACCAGGAGCAGGCACTCCAGTTGAAGGTCGGCGATAGCGACCAGTTGGCCCGTAAGGTATACGGCCTATGCGATGACATGGCCAGCAAACACGATACGATCCGTCGGAAGTACTGGCATTATGTGGCCACCCATCTGAAAAACCAACTGAGCAAAGTCGaggagaagcagcagcagcagtag
- the LOC128263071 gene encoding ionotropic receptor 25a isoform X1: MILVGLKAFKNVWLVGFLWLLSGPNRKIAAQTTQNINVLFINEVDNEPAAKAVDVVVTYLKKNIRYGLSVQMDSIEANKSDAKVLLEAICNKYATSIEKKQTPHLILDTTKSGIASETVKSFTQALGLPTISASYGQEGDLRQWRDLDEAKQKYLLQVMPPADIIPEVIRSIVRHLNITNAAILYDETFVMDHKYKSLLQNIQTRHVITAIAKDGNREREEQIEKLRNLDINNFFILGNLQSIRMVLESVKPAYFERNFAWHAITQSEGEISSQRDNATIMFLKPMAYTQYRDRLGLLRTTYNLMEEPQLASAFYFDLALRSFLTIKEMLQSGAWPKDMEYLNCDDFQGGNTPPRNVDLREYFTKISEPTSYGTFDLVTQPRQPFNGFSYMKFEMDINVLQIRGGSSVNSKSIGTWAAGLDSPLIVKDEEQMKNLTADTVYRIFTVVQAPFIMRDETAPKGYKGYCIDLINEIADIVHFDYTIQEVEDGKFGNMDEKGEWNGIVKKLIDKQADIGLGSMSVMAEREIVIDFTVPYYDLVGITIMMQRPSSPSSLFKFLTVLETNVWLCILAAYFFTSFLMWVFDRWSPYSYQNNREKYKDDEEKREFNLKECLWFCMTSLTPQGGGEAPKNLSGRLVAATWWLFGFIIIASYTANLAAFLTVSRLDTPVESLDDLAKQYKILYAPLNGSSAMTYFERMANIEQMFYEIWKDLSLNDSLTPLERSKLAVWDYPVSDKYTKMWQAMQEAALPATLDEAVARVRNSTAATGFAFLGDATDIRYLQLTNCDLQVVGEEFSRKPYAIAVQQGSHLKDQFNNAILTLLNKRQLEKLKEKWWKNDEAQAKCEKPEDQSDGISIQNIGGVFIVIFVGIGMACITLVFEYWWYRYRKNPRIIDVAEANGDRSNVKDHPGKMADGVILGNSGEKFEKSNAALRPRFNQYPATFKPRF, encoded by the exons ATGATTTTGGTCGGACTAAAggctttcaaaaatgtatgGCTGGTTGGATTTTTGTGGCTTTTAAGCGGCCCAAACAGGAAGATAGCTGCGCAAACTACTCAAAATATCAATGTCT TGTTTATCAACGAGGTGGACAATGAACCAGCGGCCAAGGCGGTGGACGTGGTGGTTACCTACTTGAAGAAGAACATCCGATATGGCCTCTCGGTGCAGATGGATTCGATAGAGGCCAACAAATCGGATGCCAAGGTGCTGCTGGAAGCCA TTTGCAATAAGTATGCGACAAGTATTGAGAAGAAACAGACGCCCCATTTGATCCTGGACACCACTAAATCCGGAATAGCCTCGGAAACCGTGAAGAGTTTCACCCAGGCCCTGGGATTGCCCACCATTAGTGCCTCATATGGTCAGGAGGGCGATTTGAGGCAGTGGCGCGATTTGGATGAGGCCAAGCAGAAGTATCTACTGCAGGTAATGCCCCCGGCGGACATTATTCCCGAGGTTATCCGAAGTATTGTGAGGCATCTGAACATCACCAATG CTGCCATTCTGTACGATGAAACCTTCGTGATGGACCACAAGTACAAGTCCCTGCTGCAGAACATCCAAACCCGTCATGTGATCACCGCAATAGCCAAAGATGGAAACCGTGAACGCGAGGAGCAGATCGAAAAGCTTCGTAATCTGGacattaataacttttttattctGGGCAATCTGCAATCGATTCGCATGGTATTGGAATCTGTGAAGCCGGCGTATTTTGAGCGTAACTTCGCCTGGCATGCAATCACTCAGAGCGAAGGAGAAATTAGTAGTCAGCGGGATAATGCGACCATCATGTTCTTGAAGCCcatggcgtatacgcaatataGGGACCGCTTGGGACTGCTACGAACCACCTATAATCTCATGGAGGAGCCGCAGTTGGCGTCTGCATTCTACTTTGATCTGGCACTCCGCAGTTTTCTTACCATTAA AGAAATGCTACAATCGGGTGCCTGGCCAAAGGACATGGAATACCTGAATTGTGACGATTTTCAAGGCGGCAACACACCACCGAGAAACGTGGATCTGCGGGAGTACTTCACCAAG ATAAGCGAGCCGACATCGTATGGAACCTTTGATCTTGTCACGCAACCCAGGCAGCCCTTCAACGGCTTTAGCTACATGAAATTCGAAATGGATATAAACGTGCTACAGATTCGTGGCGGCAGTTCCGTGAACAGCAAATCGATTGGCACCTGGGCAGCGGGTCTGGACTCGCCCCTCATTGTCAAGGATGAGGAGCAGATGAAGAATCTGACGGCGGACACGGTGTACCGCATCTTTACAGTAGTG CAAGCTCCCTTCATTATGCGCGATGAAACGGCACCGAAGGGATACAAAGGATACTGCATAGATCTCATCAACGAGATAGCTGATATTGTCCATTTCGATTACACCATCCAAGAAGTTGAGGATGGTAAATTTGGTAACATGGACGAGAAGGGCGAATGGAATGGCATTGTGAAAAAGCTGATTGACAAACAGGCTGATATTGGCCTTGGTAGCATGTCCGTGATGGCCGAAAGGGAGATTGTCATTGACTTTACGGTTCCCTATTACGATCTGGTGGGGATCACCATCATGATGCAGCGACCCAGTTCTCCCAGTTCGCTTTTTAAGTTCCTCACCGTTCTGGAGACGAATGTGTGGCTCTGCATCCTGGCTGCCTACTTCTTTACCAGCTTCCTCATGTGGGTCTTCGATCGCTGGAGTCCATATAGTTATCAGAATAATCGCGAGAAGTACAAGGACGACGAGGAGAAGCGGGAGTTCAATCTGAAGGAATGCCTGTGGTTCTGCATGACTTCGCTGACACCTCAAGGTGGTGGCGAGGCTCCCAAGAATCTCTCTGGACGTCTGGTGGCCGCCACTTGGTGGTTGTTTGG CTTCATCATCATTGCCTCGTATACGGCCAATTTGGCTGCCTTTTTGACCGTCTCCCGTTTGGATACGCCCGTCGAAAGTTTGGATGACCTGGCCAAGCAGTACAAGATCCTATATGCTCCTTTGAACGGCTCATCGGCAATGACTTACTTCGAGCGAATGGCCAATATAGAGCAGATGTTCTATGAGATCTGGAAAGACCTGTCCCTTAATGACTCTTTGACTCCGTTGGAGCGTTCCAAGCTGGCCGTTTGGGATTATCCGGTGAGCGATAAGTACACCAAGATGTGGCAGGCCATGCAGGAGGCAGCTCTGCCTGCAACTCTCGATGAAGCGGTGGCCCGGGTGCGGAACTCTACAGCAGCCACGGGTTTCGCCTTCCTGGGCGATGCCACCGATATACGGTATCTGCAGTTGACCAACTGTGATCTCCAAGTGGTGGGTGAGGAGTTCTCCCGGAAACCCTATGCCATCGCCGTTCAGCAAGGCTCACATCTCAAGGATCAGTTCAATAACGC AATCCTGACCCTGCTCAACAAACGACAACTGGAGAAGCTCAAGGAGAAGTGGTGGAAGAACGACGAAGCCCAGGCCAAGTGCGAGAAGCCGGAGGATCAATCGGATGGCATATCCATCCAGAACATTGGTGGTGTCTTCATTGTGATCTTTGTGGGCATTGGAATGGCATGTATCACTTTGGTCTTTGAGTACTGGTGGTATAGGTACCGCAAGAATCCCCGAATCATCGATGTGGCCGAGGCCAACGGGGATCGTTCGAATGTCAAGGATCATCCCGGCAAAATGGCAGACGGAGTAATCCTTGGCAATTCGGGCGAGAAGTTTGAAAAGTCGAATGCTGCACTGCGTCCACGCTTTAATCAGTATCCGGCCACTTTTAAGCCACGTTTCTAG
- the LOC128263071 gene encoding ionotropic receptor 25a isoform X2 — protein sequence MLQSGAWPKDMEYLNCDDFQGGNTPPRNVDLREYFTKISEPTSYGTFDLVTQPRQPFNGFSYMKFEMDINVLQIRGGSSVNSKSIGTWAAGLDSPLIVKDEEQMKNLTADTVYRIFTVVQAPFIMRDETAPKGYKGYCIDLINEIADIVHFDYTIQEVEDGKFGNMDEKGEWNGIVKKLIDKQADIGLGSMSVMAEREIVIDFTVPYYDLVGITIMMQRPSSPSSLFKFLTVLETNVWLCILAAYFFTSFLMWVFDRWSPYSYQNNREKYKDDEEKREFNLKECLWFCMTSLTPQGGGEAPKNLSGRLVAATWWLFGFIIIASYTANLAAFLTVSRLDTPVESLDDLAKQYKILYAPLNGSSAMTYFERMANIEQMFYEIWKDLSLNDSLTPLERSKLAVWDYPVSDKYTKMWQAMQEAALPATLDEAVARVRNSTAATGFAFLGDATDIRYLQLTNCDLQVVGEEFSRKPYAIAVQQGSHLKDQFNNAILTLLNKRQLEKLKEKWWKNDEAQAKCEKPEDQSDGISIQNIGGVFIVIFVGIGMACITLVFEYWWYRYRKNPRIIDVAEANGDRSNVKDHPGKMADGVILGNSGEKFEKSNAALRPRFNQYPATFKPRF from the exons ATGCTACAATCGGGTGCCTGGCCAAAGGACATGGAATACCTGAATTGTGACGATTTTCAAGGCGGCAACACACCACCGAGAAACGTGGATCTGCGGGAGTACTTCACCAAG ATAAGCGAGCCGACATCGTATGGAACCTTTGATCTTGTCACGCAACCCAGGCAGCCCTTCAACGGCTTTAGCTACATGAAATTCGAAATGGATATAAACGTGCTACAGATTCGTGGCGGCAGTTCCGTGAACAGCAAATCGATTGGCACCTGGGCAGCGGGTCTGGACTCGCCCCTCATTGTCAAGGATGAGGAGCAGATGAAGAATCTGACGGCGGACACGGTGTACCGCATCTTTACAGTAGTG CAAGCTCCCTTCATTATGCGCGATGAAACGGCACCGAAGGGATACAAAGGATACTGCATAGATCTCATCAACGAGATAGCTGATATTGTCCATTTCGATTACACCATCCAAGAAGTTGAGGATGGTAAATTTGGTAACATGGACGAGAAGGGCGAATGGAATGGCATTGTGAAAAAGCTGATTGACAAACAGGCTGATATTGGCCTTGGTAGCATGTCCGTGATGGCCGAAAGGGAGATTGTCATTGACTTTACGGTTCCCTATTACGATCTGGTGGGGATCACCATCATGATGCAGCGACCCAGTTCTCCCAGTTCGCTTTTTAAGTTCCTCACCGTTCTGGAGACGAATGTGTGGCTCTGCATCCTGGCTGCCTACTTCTTTACCAGCTTCCTCATGTGGGTCTTCGATCGCTGGAGTCCATATAGTTATCAGAATAATCGCGAGAAGTACAAGGACGACGAGGAGAAGCGGGAGTTCAATCTGAAGGAATGCCTGTGGTTCTGCATGACTTCGCTGACACCTCAAGGTGGTGGCGAGGCTCCCAAGAATCTCTCTGGACGTCTGGTGGCCGCCACTTGGTGGTTGTTTGG CTTCATCATCATTGCCTCGTATACGGCCAATTTGGCTGCCTTTTTGACCGTCTCCCGTTTGGATACGCCCGTCGAAAGTTTGGATGACCTGGCCAAGCAGTACAAGATCCTATATGCTCCTTTGAACGGCTCATCGGCAATGACTTACTTCGAGCGAATGGCCAATATAGAGCAGATGTTCTATGAGATCTGGAAAGACCTGTCCCTTAATGACTCTTTGACTCCGTTGGAGCGTTCCAAGCTGGCCGTTTGGGATTATCCGGTGAGCGATAAGTACACCAAGATGTGGCAGGCCATGCAGGAGGCAGCTCTGCCTGCAACTCTCGATGAAGCGGTGGCCCGGGTGCGGAACTCTACAGCAGCCACGGGTTTCGCCTTCCTGGGCGATGCCACCGATATACGGTATCTGCAGTTGACCAACTGTGATCTCCAAGTGGTGGGTGAGGAGTTCTCCCGGAAACCCTATGCCATCGCCGTTCAGCAAGGCTCACATCTCAAGGATCAGTTCAATAACGC AATCCTGACCCTGCTCAACAAACGACAACTGGAGAAGCTCAAGGAGAAGTGGTGGAAGAACGACGAAGCCCAGGCCAAGTGCGAGAAGCCGGAGGATCAATCGGATGGCATATCCATCCAGAACATTGGTGGTGTCTTCATTGTGATCTTTGTGGGCATTGGAATGGCATGTATCACTTTGGTCTTTGAGTACTGGTGGTATAGGTACCGCAAGAATCCCCGAATCATCGATGTGGCCGAGGCCAACGGGGATCGTTCGAATGTCAAGGATCATCCCGGCAAAATGGCAGACGGAGTAATCCTTGGCAATTCGGGCGAGAAGTTTGAAAAGTCGAATGCTGCACTGCGTCCACGCTTTAATCAGTATCCGGCCACTTTTAAGCCACGTTTCTAG
- the LOC128263074 gene encoding etoposide-induced protein 2.4 homolog codes for MAAIKNITLGILYGLWDSIRGMTLVLHIDDEVNRQNAEQEHRHQLRRTDKDRYERARRSPSPVPSSAAAMIREEYAKQAEENADERTLEKILGKKTVVQEQQPQGEKKIAKKLFKCCMLNGGFTWLSIVLFESALLPTLKFCLTIFYGAQSETLPVVWGWLHPILSLLFGMMWVLPIFMLSKIVSSLWFADIANAAYRVRKGRPQLIPGISKLVADFLFSMVVQMLFLVQSMLVNLVPVKYVGSSLCFVHLCLLYSLYSFEYKWFNMGWELHRRLTYIEKNWPYFFGFGIPLTVLTNLSSSVIVSSCIFSIFFPLFILSGNEAKPIVDTTEISLRLFSPVVFISNLCFGGNPWSKANRLSAMQRQQYELQQRQRLLQRDEQLLKQRKQQYVQQQRLQQEQLMRRDRDRSHSRSQTPQLGQPHRYAQAPVFDAGRVRDSSASSTHSSNSPSINSHRPPPYYGSSLRGAAPLVPIPVPGAPRAPLTPPVIRQESGPDDWNL; via the exons ATGGCGGCGATAAAG AACATCACCCTGGGCATTCTGTACGGCCTGTGGGACAGCATACGTGGCATGACTCTGGTCCTGCACATCGACGACGAGGTGAACCGCCAGAATGCCGAGCAGGAGCACCGCCACCAGCTGCGTCGCACCGACAAGGATCGCTACGAGCGTGCAAGGAGATCTCCATCACCAGTCCCCAGTTCGGCGGCTGCCATGATCCGAGAGGAGTACGCCAAGCAGGCGGAGGAGAATGCCGATGAGCGGACGCTGGAGAAGATCCTGGGCAAGAAGACCGTCGTCCAGGAGCAGCAGCCCCAGGG GGAGAAGAAGATCGCCAAGAAGCTGTTCAAGTGCTGCATGCTCAACGGCGGTTTCACCTGGCTAAGCATCGTCCTGTTCGAGTCCGCCCTGCTGCCAACGCTCAAGTTCTGCCTGACCATCTTCTACGGAGCGCAGTCGGAGACCCTGCCCGTCGTCTGGGGCTGGCTGCATCCAATCCTGTCGCTGCTTTTCGGCATGATGTGGGTGCTGCCCATCTTCATGCTCTCCAAGATTGTGAGCTCGTTGTGGTTCGCGGACATAGCCAATGCCGCCTACCGCGTGAGGAAGGGTCGCCCGCAGCTGATCCCCGGCATCAGCAAACTAGTGGCCGACTTCCTGTTTAGTATGGTAGTGCAAATGCTGTTTCTGGTGCAGAGCATGCTGGTTAACCTAGTGCCCGTCAAGTATGTGGGTTCCTCGCTTTGCTTCGTCCACCTGTGCCTGCTCTACTCGCTGTACTCCTTCGAGTACAAGTGGTTCAACATGGGCTGGGAGCTGCACCGGCGTCTCACCTACATTGAGAAAAACTGGCCCTACTTCTTCGGCTTTGGCATACCGCTCACCGTACTGACGAACCTCTCCAGTTCGGTGATCGTCAGCAGCTGCATCTTCTCCATCTTCTTCCCCCTGTTCATACTCAGCGGCAACGAGGCGAAGCCCATTGTGGACACCAC TGAGATCTCGCTGCGTCTCTTCTCGCCGGTGGTCTTCATATCGAATCTGTGCTTCGGCGGCAACCCGTGGAGCAAGGCCAACCGACTGAGTGCCATGCAGCGGCAGCAGTACGAGCTGCAGCAGCGCCAACGACTGCTCCAGCGGGATGAGCAGCTGCTGAAGCAGCGCAAGCAGCAATatgtgcagcagcagcgcctgcagcaggagcagctaATGCGACGGGATCGAGATCGCTCACATTCGCGGTCACAGACGCCGCAGCTGGGACAGCCGCATCGCTATGCCCAGGCGCCCGTTTTCGATGCGGGCCGGGTGCGTGACTCCTCCGCCTCGTCCACGCACAGCTCCAACTCGCCGAGCATCAATAGCCACCGGCCACCGCCTTATTACGGGAGCTCGCTGCGCGGAGCCGCGCCCCTAGTGCCCATCCCGGTGCCCGGGGCACCGAGAGCGCCGCTCACCCCGCCCGTGATACGCCAGGAGTCGGGGCCCGATGACTGGAACTTGTGA
- the LOC128263075 gene encoding major facilitator superfamily domain-containing protein 1 yields the protein MSREERKPIVDTSNSSSCSSGDDEVHPVVRRRSTRDTALIGPQKDAGCCDPSSTPHRFLALLFMCLLGFGSYFCYDNPGALQDVFQKELDLSSTEFTLIYSIYSWPNIVLCFVGGFLIDRVFGIRLGTIIYMLIVLVGQLIFATGGVLGHFWLMIVGRFVFGIGAESLAVAQNSYAVLWFKGKELNMVFGLQLSVARFGSTVNFWIMQPLYGYVSKSYSGYKGLGVALFLASSTCVMSLVCTLILGWMDKRAERILKRNNNPGGEIAKLSDIVTFKLDFWMVSVVCVAYYVAIFPFVALGQAFFVSNFHMTPDEANTVNSIVYLISAIASPLFGFVIDKVGRNVTWVFCATISTLLAHFLLTFTHWDPYIGMSIMGLSYSMLAASLWPLVSLIVPEYQLGTAYGFCQSVQNLGLALVTIAAGIIVDSSGGSHFWLQVFFMVFLLISLLATCAIWAYNRKHQGNLNMSPAQRATYHTSIAMQCPFVNRRPLLGN from the exons ATGTCACGCGAGGAACGCAAACCCATCGTGGACACCTCGaacagcagcagttgcagcagcgGCGATGATGAAGTGCATCCTGTGGTGCGACGTCGCAGTACCCGGGACACTGCGCTCATCGGTCCGCAAAAGGATGCAGGATGCTGCGATCCGTCGAGCACTCCCCACCGATTCCTGGCCCTGCTCTTCATGTGCCTCTTGGGTTTTG GTTCCTATTTTTGCTACGATAATCCTGGCGCATTGCAGGATGTGTTCCAGAAGGAGCTGGATCTCAGCTCCACCGAGTTCACCCTGATCTACTCCATCTACTCGTGGCCAAACATAGTGCTCTGCTTTGTGGGCGGCTTCCTTATCGACCGGGTGTTCGGGATCCGTCTGGGCACCATTATCTACATGCTGATCGTGCTCGTTGGCCAACTGATCTTCGCCACGGGCGGAGTGCTGGGTCACTTCTGGTTGATGATAGTGGGACGATTTGTGTTCGGCATCGGGGCTGAGTCGCTGGCTGTGGCCCAAAACAGCTATGCGGTGCTGTGGTTCAAGGGAAAGGAGCTGAATATGGTCTTTGGACTACAGTTATCGGTGGCTCGCTTTGGCAGCACCGTGAACTTTTGGATAATGCAACCTCTATATGGATACGTATCAAAATCCTACTCTGGCTACAAGGGTCTGGGAGTAGCCCTGTTCCTGGCCTCCTCGACATGTGTGATGTCCCTGGTCTGCACCTTGATTCTAG GCTGGATGGACAAGCGTGCGGAGCGCATTCTTAAGCGTAATAATAATCCTGGTGGGGAAATTGCCAAGCTGAGCGACATAGTCACCTTTAAGCTGGACTTTTGGATGGTGTCGGTGGTCTGCGTGGCCTACTATGTGGCCATCTTTCCCTTTGTGGCTTTGGGACAGGCCTTCTTCGTGAGCAATTTCCACATGACACCGGATGAGGCGAACACGGTCAACTCGATTGTCTACCTGATATCTGCTATAGCATCGCCCCTGTTTGGATTCGTTATTGACAAAGTCGGACGAAATGTAACCTGGGTGTTTTGCGCCACCATATCCACGCTGCTGGCCCACTTCCTGCTGACCTTCACCCACTGGGATCCGTACATTGGCATGAGCATCATGGGCTTGTCCTATTCCATGTTGGCTGCCAGCTTGTGGCCTCTGGTCTCGCTGATTGTGCCCGAATATCAGCTGGGCACGGCATATGGCTT CTGCCAGTCTGTGCAGAATCTGGGATTAGCGTTGGTGACCATTGCAGCGGGCATTATTGTGGATAGCAGCGGTGGCAGCCACTTCTGGCTGCAGGTCTTCTTCATGGTCTTCCTGCTGA TCTCACTCCTGGCCACCTGTGCGATTTGGGCCTACAACCGCAAACACCAGGGCAACTTGAATATGTCACCCGCCCAGCGAGCCACATATCACACCTCGAT CGCGATGCAGTGCCCATTCGTGAATCGACGGCCTTTATTGGGCAACTAA